One part of the Glycine max cultivar Williams 82 chromosome 14, Glycine_max_v4.0, whole genome shotgun sequence genome encodes these proteins:
- the LOC100804577 gene encoding protein LIKE COV 3, whose translation MASRDLELLIPVSSISENGPKSSAPSSPSVTSTQNHSSHEAFSKVIRSWASKKFMSGCVILLPIAITFYVTWGFIRFVDGFFSPIYNHLGINIFGLGFITSITFIFLVGIFMSSWLGTSVLTLGEWFIKKMPLVSYIYAASKQISAAISPDQSSKAFKEVAIIKHPRVGEYALGFITSSVVLRNRDEKELFCVYIPTNHLYLGDIYLISPEDILRPNLSVREAIEIVISGGMSIPQILTTVDADHAKFAPRKPTYESKV comes from the exons atggcaTCAAGAGATCTGGAGCTCTTGATTCCCGTTTCAAGCATTTCAGAAAATGGCCCCAAATCATCTGCTCCTTCATCTCCTAGCGTTACGTCCACCCAAAATCACTCTAGCCATGag GCGTTTTCAAAAGTGATTCGCAGTTGGGCATCAAAAAAGTTTATGTCAGGATG TGTCATCCTCCTTCCTATCGCAATAACATTCTATGTCACATGGGGATTTATTCGCTTTGTTGACGGTTTCTTCTCCCCTATATATAATCATCTaggaattaatatttttg GTCTTGGATTTATTACTTCCATCACTTTCATATTTTTGGTTGGAATTTTCATGTCATCATGGTTAGGAACTTCAGTTCTTACCCTTGGTGAATGGTTCATCAAGAAAATGCCTCTTGTAAGCTATATATATGCTGCCTCTAAGCAAATAAGTGCAGCAATATCACCGG ATCAAAGCTCCAAGGCTTTCAAAGAAGTTGCCATCATAAAGCATCCTCGTGTTGGTGAGTATGCACTTGGGTTCATCACTTCTTCAGTGGTTCTAAGGAACAGAGATGAGAAAGAGCTTTTTTGTGTTTACATTCCCACCAATCACTTGTACCTTGGTGATATTTATCTCATCAGCCCAGAGGATATTCTAAGACCTAATTTGTCTGTTCGTGAAGCCATAG AAATTGTTATATCTGGCGGCATGTCAATACCTCAAATATTGACCACTGTGGATGCTGATCATGCCAAATTTGCTCCAAGAAAGCCAACCTATGAATcaaaagtataa